In the genome of Gemmatimonadaceae bacterium, the window CGGAGCTAGACTGGTCAGACTAAACTCGATCAGGGAAGATTCGGCGGCTGCGTTCGTCATAGGGATAAGCCGTCACAGCGGGTGAATAAGGGAGGAGGCAAAGGCGCAATTGGCAGCAACGATGCCGACAGCCAGAGCCAGTCCCGCTCCTCGAAACGAGATTCCTTGAATTGCGAACGCGTTGCACGATGGCGAGTTGCCAGACGATGGACTCAGGCTGAGCGTCAGCTCGCGGCATCGGCGTCCGCGCGACTGTTGCAACCCCGCAACGCTTCCAGTCGCGTGCGCGACGACTGTGGAATCTCTCGAGGAACGACTACGCCGGCTGGACGCTCATGCGAGGCCGCCGTCCAGCTGCGATTCGAAACACGAATGGGACGGACACAGCAGGGAGCGAGCTAACCCTGGGGGATCAGAACCTTCAGATCCGTCGAGTGAGCTCGCCCCTGCCTGGCTGCGTGTTACGGCCGGCTGACGTGGGTGTGATCAATCCAGTAGTAGTCGGTCTCACTCTTCGTGTCACCGACGCCACCCCAGACCGGCGCGACCTGGATCTCGCCAAACCCGTTGTTCGGGTAGGCCATATTCGTGTACTCCATCACCTTCGCGCCGTCGAACCACGAGCGGAACGTCCCCGTCGAGCCCGCGCCGTACTTCATGTACACCTCGACCAGATGCCACGTCCCTAACGTGAACTCCGGATTGGCCACATTCTGACTGAGCCAATACGTCGCACTATTGAACTCGATCTCATAGCGCAGACGGTACGGCGTGCTGCTGCCGAACATCACCATGAGGATCGCTTCCGTGGTATTGCCGGTGTTGAAGAAGATGATCTTGTTCACTCCGGACGAATGTCCCTGCCACGGATTCGAGACCTTGATCCACTGCGCATAATACAGCTCCGTCGGCTGTTCGTTATTGGGCGCGTCGAACCAATACTTCACCGGATCCGAGCCGCCCGCGAACCCCTGCGGGAACGTCATCTGAAAGACGCTCGGCGGGGAGAACGGCG includes:
- a CDS encoding Ig-like domain-containing protein yields the protein WASTNTVVATVSATGSVTAVATGNAGVTATAEGQSGTANVAVSTPPPSGNWPNEPAGFRTLTDVNWSTLTPGGGWDNNTGTRNAAITADAAAPFSPPSVFQMTFPQGFAGGSDPVKYWFDAPNNEQPTELYYAQWIKVSNPWQGHSSGVNKIIFFNTGNTTEAILMVMFGSSTPYRLRYEIEFNSATYWLSQNVANPEFTLGTWHLVEVYMKYGAGSTGTFRSWFDGAKVMEYTNMAYPNNGFGEIQVAPVWGGVGDTKSETDYYWIDHTHVSRP